The proteins below come from a single Eucalyptus grandis isolate ANBG69807.140 chromosome 3, ASM1654582v1, whole genome shotgun sequence genomic window:
- the LOC104431038 gene encoding anthocyanidin 3-O-glucosyltransferase 7-like — protein sequence MSSGKHVVVIPFPFGGQAWALVNLVLKLAPAAPDVRFSFLNIAKSNSLIFPPPLRAKLPSNVQVYEVNDGLPDGHCGPMEHSGEHVELFLKAAPDNFKAAVDVAEQDVRKKVSCFLTDALVIFAGEMAEKMQVPWVALWVPTPYCLAAHVYIDVISELHRESSGGGTSTDNDNDDDKSLGVIPGLSMMHISDLPKELIDDHDTSRSACMLREVGRVLPRGATAVVMNSYAEVTPTPLIADLKSKFKMLLQVGCLAVSFPPLPLPSSSTSDTTGCLTWLDARDPRSVAYICFGTVAMPSPSEVSAIGEALESTKTPFLWSIKERAMAFLPKGLQERTSAYGKFVPWAPQAQVLSHLACGVYVTHGGYNSMFESVVGGVPMVCKPFWADNMMNGRVIEEVWGIGVKVKGGTITKSGMEKALEVVLRGEDGKEMRKKAGELRERLVKAAGPNGIAEADFKVLVKLIST from the coding sequence ATGTCATCGGGAAAACACGTCGTCGTCATTCCTTTCCCGTTCGGCGGCCAAGCTTGGGCCCTCGTCAATCTGGTCCTCAAGCTTGCCCCAGCCGCCCCGGATGTCCGTTTCTCTTTCTTGAACATAGCCAAGTCTAACAGCCTCATCTTCCCTCCGCCGTTGAGAGCCAAGCTACCCAGCAACGTCCAAGTCTATGAAGTCAACGACGGCTTGCCAGACGGCCACTGCGGGCCGATGGAGCATTCGGGAGAACACGTGGAGTTGTTCTTGAAAGCAGCGCCTGATAATTTTAAAGCAGCTGTTGACGTCGCGGAGCAAGATGTGAGGAAGAAGGTGAGTTGTTTTCTGACCGATGCTCTCGTGATTTTTGCAGGCGAAATGGCAGAGAAAATGCAGGTTCCCTGGGTAGCCCTCTGGGTCCCCACTCCGTATTGTTTAGCGGCGCACGTGTACATTGACGTCATAAGTGAGCTCCATCGTGAATCCTCCGGTGGTGGCACCTCCACTGACAACGACAATGACGACGACAAGAGCCTCGGAGTAATTCCGGGATTATCTATGATGCACATTTCAGATCTACCTAAGGAGCTAATCGATGATCATGATACATCAAGGAGTGCATGCATGCTGCGCGAGGTGGGGCGTGTGCTCCCACGTGGCGCCACCGCTGTCGTCATGAACTCTTACGCAGAAGTGACCCCAACACCTCTGATAGCAGACCTGAAATCCAAGTTCAAGATGCTCCTCCAAGTGGGGTGCCTCGCGGTGTCATTCCCCCCGCTGCCGCTGCCGTCGAGCTCCACCTCTGACACTACCGGTTGCTTGACGTGGCTTGATGCCAGAGACCCTCGGTCTGTGGCGTACATATGCTTCGGGACGGTGGCAATGCCATCGCCAAGTGAGGTATCGGCTATTGGGGAAGCCTTAGAATCTACTAAGACCCCATTTCTATGGTCCATCAAGGAACGCGCGATGGCGTTCTTGCCCAAGGGACTCCAAGAGCGAACGAGCGCGTACGGGAAATTTGTCCCATGGGCTCCACAGGCCCAGGTGTTGAGCCACTTGGCGTGTGGGGTTTATGTGACGCACGGCGGGTACAACTCGATGTTTGAGAGCGTGGTGGGCGGTGTGCCGATGGTATGCAAGCCATTCTGGGCGGACAACATGATGAATGGGAGGGTGATAGAGGAAGTGTGGGGGATTGGAGTGAAAGTAAAAGGTGGGACCATAACCAAGAGTGGGATGGAGAAGGCACTGGAGGTGGTGTTGAGGGGTGAGGATGGGAAGGAAATGAGGAAGAAGGCTGGTGAGTTGAGGGAGAGATTGGTGAAGGCTGCGGGGCCTAATGGGATTGCTGAGGCTGATTTCAAGGTCCTTGTGAAGCTCATCTCCACTTGA